The following are encoded in a window of Strix aluco isolate bStrAlu1 chromosome 15, bStrAlu1.hap1, whole genome shotgun sequence genomic DNA:
- the SBK1 gene encoding serine/threonine-protein kinase SBK1 isoform X2 codes for MDSFCFVCFQKEELQPLHLHSAAMSAGSIEQEPSRKLACCGVPLITEDMQSLAIRTLSGTDISKHYDLIRELGKGTYGKVDLVSHKSTGTKMALKFVNKSKTKLKNFLREFSITNTLSSSPFIIKVFDVVFETEDCYVFAQEYAPGGDLFDIIPPQVGLPEELVKRCVQQLGLALDYMHSKSLVHRDIKPENVLLFDRDCRRIKLADFGMTRKVGCRVKRISGTIPYTAPEVCQAGRAEGFAVDTSIDVWAFGVLIFCVLTGNFPWEAAAASDAFFEEFVRWQKGRLGGLPSQWRRFTDSALRMFQRLLALDPEKRCPVKEVFYFIKCDLMAEVRRRPSYRSRKHAGDKLPAGPHRHEAAGSCTPAPLKRTVLTEGSGPRGSEPSTAPPGTASRTDGRQDKGKGQMVLATAIEICV; via the exons TGCAGCCATGAGTGCGGGTTCGATTGAGCAAGAGCCGTCGCGCAAGCTGGCCTGCTGCGGGGTGCCCCTCATCACCGAGGACATGCAGTCCCTGGCCATCCGCACCCTCTCTGGCACCGACATCAGCAAGCACTACGACCTCATCCGCGAGCTCGGCAAGGGCACCTACGGCAAGGTGGACCTGGTGTCCCACAAAAGCACAG GCACCAAGATGGCCCTGAAGTTCGTCAACAAGAGCAAGACGAAGCTGAAGAACTTCCTGCGGGAGTTCAGCATCACCAACACGCTCTCCTCCAGCCCCTTCATCATCAAGGTCTTCGATGTGGTCTTCGAGACTGAGGACTGCTATGTCTTTGCTCAGGAGTATGCCCCCGGTGGGGACCTCTTCGACATCATCCCGCCGCAG GTGGGGCTCCCCGAGGAGCTGGTGAAGCGCTGCgtgcagcagctgggcctggCCCTCGACTACATGCACAGCAAGAGCCTGGTGCACCGGGACATCAAACCGGAGAACGTCCTGCTCTTCGACCGCGACTGCCGCCGCATCAAACTGGCCGACTTCGGCATGACCCGCAAGGTGGGCTGCCGGGTCAAGCGCATCAGCGGCACCATCCCCTACACGGCGCCCGAGGTTTGCCAAGCCGGCCGGGCGGAGGGCTTCGCCGTGGACACCAGCATCGACGTCTGGGCTTTCGGGGTGCTCATCTTCTGCGTCCTCACCGGGAACTTCCCctgggaggcggcggcggcttcCGACGCTTTCTTCGAGGAGTTTGTGCGGTGGCAGAAGGGGCGGCTGGGGGGGCTGCCCTCGCAGTGGCGGCGCTTCACGGACAGCGCCCTGCGCATGTTCCAGCGCCTGCTGGCCCTCGACCCCGAGAAGCGCTGTCCCGTCAAGGAGGTCTTCTACTTCATCAAGTGCGACCTGATGGCCGAGGTGCGGCGCCGGCCCTCCTACCGCTCCCGCAAGCACGCTGGGGACAAGCTCCCGGCCGGTCCCCACCGCCACGAGGCGGCCGGTTCCTGCACCCCCGCCCCGCTCAAGAGGACCGTCCTGACCGAAGGGAGCGGACCCCGCGGCTCCGAGCCGAGCACGGCTCCCCCGGGCACGGCGAGCAGGACAGACGGACGGCAGGACAAAGGCAAAGGGCAGATGGTCCTGGCCACAGCAATAGAGATCTGCGTCTGA
- the SBK1 gene encoding serine/threonine-protein kinase SBK1 isoform X3, with the protein MSAGSIEQEPSRKLACCGVPLITEDMQSLAIRTLSGTDISKHYDLIRELGKGTYGKVDLVSHKSTGTKMALKFVNKSKTKLKNFLREFSITNTLSSSPFIIKVFDVVFETEDCYVFAQEYAPGGDLFDIIPPQVGLPEELVKRCVQQLGLALDYMHSKSLVHRDIKPENVLLFDRDCRRIKLADFGMTRKVGCRVKRISGTIPYTAPEVCQAGRAEGFAVDTSIDVWAFGVLIFCVLTGNFPWEAAAASDAFFEEFVRWQKGRLGGLPSQWRRFTDSALRMFQRLLALDPEKRCPVKEVFYFIKCDLMAEVRRRPSYRSRKHAGDKLPAGPHRHEAAGSCTPAPLKRTVLTEGSGPRGSEPSTAPPGTASRTDGRQDKGKGQMVLATAIEICV; encoded by the exons ATGAGTGCGGGTTCGATTGAGCAAGAGCCGTCGCGCAAGCTGGCCTGCTGCGGGGTGCCCCTCATCACCGAGGACATGCAGTCCCTGGCCATCCGCACCCTCTCTGGCACCGACATCAGCAAGCACTACGACCTCATCCGCGAGCTCGGCAAGGGCACCTACGGCAAGGTGGACCTGGTGTCCCACAAAAGCACAG GCACCAAGATGGCCCTGAAGTTCGTCAACAAGAGCAAGACGAAGCTGAAGAACTTCCTGCGGGAGTTCAGCATCACCAACACGCTCTCCTCCAGCCCCTTCATCATCAAGGTCTTCGATGTGGTCTTCGAGACTGAGGACTGCTATGTCTTTGCTCAGGAGTATGCCCCCGGTGGGGACCTCTTCGACATCATCCCGCCGCAG GTGGGGCTCCCCGAGGAGCTGGTGAAGCGCTGCgtgcagcagctgggcctggCCCTCGACTACATGCACAGCAAGAGCCTGGTGCACCGGGACATCAAACCGGAGAACGTCCTGCTCTTCGACCGCGACTGCCGCCGCATCAAACTGGCCGACTTCGGCATGACCCGCAAGGTGGGCTGCCGGGTCAAGCGCATCAGCGGCACCATCCCCTACACGGCGCCCGAGGTTTGCCAAGCCGGCCGGGCGGAGGGCTTCGCCGTGGACACCAGCATCGACGTCTGGGCTTTCGGGGTGCTCATCTTCTGCGTCCTCACCGGGAACTTCCCctgggaggcggcggcggcttcCGACGCTTTCTTCGAGGAGTTTGTGCGGTGGCAGAAGGGGCGGCTGGGGGGGCTGCCCTCGCAGTGGCGGCGCTTCACGGACAGCGCCCTGCGCATGTTCCAGCGCCTGCTGGCCCTCGACCCCGAGAAGCGCTGTCCCGTCAAGGAGGTCTTCTACTTCATCAAGTGCGACCTGATGGCCGAGGTGCGGCGCCGGCCCTCCTACCGCTCCCGCAAGCACGCTGGGGACAAGCTCCCGGCCGGTCCCCACCGCCACGAGGCGGCCGGTTCCTGCACCCCCGCCCCGCTCAAGAGGACCGTCCTGACCGAAGGGAGCGGACCCCGCGGCTCCGAGCCGAGCACGGCTCCCCCGGGCACGGCGAGCAGGACAGACGGACGGCAGGACAAAGGCAAAGGGCAGATGGTCCTGGCCACAGCAATAGAGATCTGCGTCTGA